One Nonomuraea angiospora DNA segment encodes these proteins:
- a CDS encoding SDR family NAD(P)-dependent oxidoreductase, with amino-acid sequence MRELSGKVAVVTGAASGIGRALALRFAAEGMTLMLADVDPGSLAETARQAGDGKVLTQVTDVSDAAAVRHLADRCFGELGAVHVLCNNAGVFQGGRMWTRGEEDFTWLLGVNLWGVLHGIHAFVPRMIEQDTEGHIVNTVSVAGLFTTPGSGGYAVTKHAAMAASQALAEDLAATGAKLRVTALCPGAVRTRIADSERVRPAGPVATPTQDEVDARERVGRAAERGIEPAEVAGLVVAAIREERFLVLTDPRYAARLRLQTETLLTGNLPPYQ; translated from the coding sequence GTGCGGGAGCTCTCAGGCAAGGTCGCCGTGGTGACCGGCGCGGCCAGCGGCATCGGGCGGGCGCTGGCGCTCAGGTTCGCGGCCGAGGGCATGACGCTGATGCTCGCCGACGTCGATCCCGGCAGCCTCGCCGAGACGGCCCGCCAGGCAGGCGACGGCAAGGTGCTCACGCAGGTCACCGACGTCTCCGACGCGGCGGCCGTACGGCACCTGGCCGACCGCTGCTTCGGCGAGCTCGGCGCCGTGCACGTCCTCTGCAACAACGCCGGCGTCTTCCAGGGCGGCCGCATGTGGACCCGCGGCGAGGAGGACTTCACCTGGCTGCTGGGCGTGAACCTGTGGGGCGTGCTCCACGGCATCCACGCGTTCGTCCCGCGCATGATCGAGCAGGACACCGAGGGGCACATCGTCAACACGGTGTCGGTGGCCGGGCTGTTCACCACGCCGGGATCGGGCGGGTACGCGGTCACCAAACACGCCGCGATGGCCGCCTCCCAGGCCCTGGCCGAAGACCTGGCCGCCACGGGCGCCAAACTCCGGGTGACCGCGCTCTGCCCCGGCGCGGTCAGGACCCGCATCGCCGACTCCGAGCGCGTCCGCCCGGCCGGGCCGGTCGCCACCCCCACCCAGGACGAGGTGGACGCGCGGGAACGGGTCGGCCGGGCGGCCGAGCGCGGCATCGAGCCGGCCGAGGTGGCCGGCCTGGTCGTGGCGGCCATCCGCGAGGAGCGGTTCCTGGTGCTGACCGATCCCCGGTACGCCGCCCGGCTGCGCCTGCAGACCGAGACCCTGCTCACCGGGAACCTGCCGCCCTACCAGTGA